A genomic stretch from Asterias rubens chromosome 7, eAstRub1.3, whole genome shotgun sequence includes:
- the LOC117292527 gene encoding uncharacterized protein LOC117292527: MMEESPSVQSQCGNLEALALLGDVLSVLTEPSNKVIDDTCIEKLLSWLAKVASKSVTLKKLFNERTDVIGFLQKISTHTDPSTGNQLCDAPGLTFALRLAAILLNSLHLQLGTESGTSSDEAGVEGCDVKMEGHTWKHYVDVISDLTEQLLVGAQQLSYWEQGSVRMAYFVAAKALIHHRCPSNVCQEADILSTAFTALEDNSMFVVTASQQFLAALIATSHTCVKRESTGDSLTSSVLIPPRTSREDAFTNTSLKGIDKLCTEETSVTKNSAPLVSDCQVKRSLCTSDSFSVKRSKGNHKEESPNQRRNCDCKIYLKTLLQKLTEMLQMVKSMVLNAVDRRRHSKLWSVCVGVVRSLIEAFPEKGQWILSDMSIVSEISELLNSQCHIQPSMCHSVVDFVSTAVYTVILNSDTDVDNSSLRLMINFPWQLLNIHEFNAAIQLASVLHRALLHPKVNGNVRFERLRGETCTSLMDLVMLPLHCVLNHSVPSDSKLSAGRDALLKEMFSSKCQCVTILTHSLCALDNMLVQCQGQVMSKPSSFIDDGISILSVTLGQESQQVTIDSLKGHLRGSLKVTKVILAVLMNTMDSQNESELKLTEVSLMRLILELTTILNNPDSDCTVICKCLDSLASLLSIHALILKDKTDCMTLIGDLMIKKSWDPQWEVRDSVIGFLKTVLKTHADSLSAWLKLHHLHLRMYECIHDGDSFVRASALAVMVDVSKKKELWQDLLTQTGKSEFALVGGLVTILLEDSQGFARRATICTLTAWLEVFPWLQTGLNLDIKSSCDANGLEQTSAAASRIRQGVSSAMLDLDWEVKLGALHFWETLINLYISRSLDARQNKTDDEKGDVISESCTPFIKLRQLLMQEKLIMKLGKVLEDEDRTVALKACQMLLSLQDIIQSHPLIKNNTSSEESCLEEFRRDSLKELEKLSLDELLEVKMKVVDGYEEHPVSLLEDIVAVTQQKDANILLDCY, from the exons ATGATGGAGGAGTCGCCCAGTGTTCAATCACAATGTGGGAACTTGGAAGCCTTAGCATTACTGGGAGATGTTCTAAGTGTTCTTACAGAGCCTTCCAACAAAGTTATTGATGACACATGTATAGAGAAACTTCTATCATGGTTGGCCAAAGTTGCTTCCAAGTCAG TAACGTTAAAGAAACTCTTCAATGAGAGGACAGATGTCATTGGATTCCTACAGAAGATATCCACACACACAGATCCATCTACTGGTAACCAGTTATGTGATGCTCCGGGATTGACCTTTGCCCTGAGACTGGCAGCCATTTTGCTGAATTCCTTACATCTCCAACTTGGGACTGAATCAGGAACATCAAGTGACGAGGCTGGTGTCGAAGGTTGTGATGTTAAGATGGAAGGCCATACATGGAAACATTATGTTGATGTAATCAGTGATTTAACAGAGCAGCTCCTTGTTGGGGCACAGCAACTATCATATTGGGAACAAGGCTCCGTAAGAATGGCTTACTTTGTTGCAGCAAAAGCATTGATTCACCATAGATGCCCATCAAATGTTTGCCAAGAAGCAg atattCTAAGCACTGCGTTCACAGCCTTGGAAGACAACTCTATGTTTGTTGTTACCGCATCTCAGCAATTCCTCGCTGCTTTAATAGCAACCTCGCACACTTGTGTGAAAAGAGAATCCACTGGGGACAGTTTAACCTCGTCAGTCTTAATTCCTCCTAGGACTTCAAGAGAGGATGCCTTCACAAACACATCCTTGAAAGGAATCGATAAACTATGCACTGAAGAAACCTCAGTAACTAAGAACAGTGCCCCGCTCGTGTCTGACTGCCAAGTGAAACGATCTCTATGTACTTCGGATTCATTCTCAGTAAAAAGAAGCAAAGGAAACCACAAAGAAGAATCACCCAACCAGAGGAGAAACTGTGATTGCAAAATCTACCTGAAAACACTTCTACAAAAACTGACCGAAATGCTGCAAATGGTGAAATCAATGGTACTGAATGCAGTTGATCGTCGCAGACATAGCAAACTGTGGAGTGTGTGTGTAGGAGTAGTCAGATCACTGATTGAAGCTTTCCCTGAGAAGGGGCAATGGATCTTGTCTGACATGTCTATTGTGTCTGAAATATCAGAACTATTGAACTCCCAATGTCACATTCAGCCTAGCATGTGCCACTCTGTTGTTGACTTTGTATCTACGGCTGTGTATACCGTTATTCTGAATAG TGACACTGACGTGGACAACTCTTCATTAAGACTCATGATTAATTTCCCATGGCAactactgaatattcatgagttcAACGCGGCAATACAGCTGGCGTCAGTGTTGCATCGTGCCTTACTTCATCCCAAAGTGAATGG GAATGTTAGGTTTGAGAGACTGCGAGGTGAGACATGTACATCTCTGATGGACCTTGTGATGCTACCTCTTCACTGTGTACTCAATCATAGCGTACCCTCAGACTCCAAGCTCAGCGCTGGTAGAGACGCCTTGCTCAAGGAAATGTTCTCGAGTAAATGTCAATGTGTGACGATATTGACTCATTCATTATGTGCTTTGGACAACATGCTGGTACAG tgTCAGGGTCAAGTTATGAGTAAACCAAGCAGCTTTATTGATGATGGGATCTCCATTCTGAGCGTGACCCTAGGTCAAGAATCACAGCAGGTTACCATCGACTCACTCAAAGGTCATCTACGTGGATCTCTAAAGGTCACTAAGGTCATCTTAGCTGTCCTGATGAATACAATGGATTCTCAAAATGAAA gtGAGTTGAAGTTGACTGAAGTTTCGTTGATGAGGTTGATTCTTGAGTTGACGACCATCTTGAATAATCCAGACTCTGACTGTACT GTTATCTGCAAGTGCCTAGACAGTCTTGCTTCCCTGCTTTCAATCCACGCATTGATATTGAAAGATAAGACAGATTGTATGACGCTGATTGGTGATTTGATGATCAAGAAGTCGTGGGATCCACAATGGGAAGTCCGAGATTCAGTCATTGGCTTCCTCAAAACAGTGTTGAAGACTCATGCAG ATTCGCTGTCAGCTTGGTTAAAGTTGCATCATTTACATCTACGTATGTATGAGTGTATTCACGATGGAGACAGTTTTGTCCGAGCCTCAGCGTTGGCAGTCATGGTAGATGTATCCAAGAAGAAAGAGTTGTGGCAAGATTTACTCACACAGACTGGAAAGTCAGAG TTTGCATTAGTTGGAGGCTTGGTAACTATCCTACTTGAAGATAGCCAGGGATTTGCTCGGCGTGCCACTATCTGTACCTTGACTGCGTGGCTGGAGGTGTTTCCCTGGCTTCAAACTGGTCTCAATCTGGACATCAAGTCTAGCTGTGATGCTAATGGTCTAGAACAGACATCAGCAGCAGCATCACGGATACGTCAAGGTGTTTCGTCAGCCATGTTGGATCTGGACTGGGAAGTCAAACTCGGAGCTCTACATTTCTGGGAAACTTTAATCAATCTGTACATTTCTAGATCCTTAGATGCACGTCAGAACAAAACAGATGATGAGAAAGGTGATGTGATCAGTGAATCCTGTACGCCATTTATTAAGTTAAGACAATTACTGATGCAAGAAAAGTTGATAATGaaactaggtaaagtattaGAGGATGAGGATAGAACTGTGGCATTAAAAGCATGTCAGATGCTACTCAGTCTCCAAGACATTATTCAGTCGCATCcattgataaaaaataacacTTCGTCTGAGGAGTCTTGTTTGGAAGAGTTCAGAAGAGATAGTTTGAAGGAACTTGAGAAGTTGTCCTTGGATGAACTACTGGAAGTAAAGATGAAGGTGGTGGATGGATATGAAGAGCATCCTGTGTCGTTACTTGAAGACATTGTTGCTGTTACACAACAAAAAGATGCTAATATATTATTGGACTGTTACTAG
- the LOC117292529 gene encoding sorcin-like yields MWGNQQTPYNPNQGYGAQQHPPPQQGYGQPQQYAPPPQQQYGAPQYRPQQQHPQQAYNPHQQQQQQQQQRGYQQYGAPPGGAVPPGGDPTLWHWFQAVDADKSGSITAAELRQALVNGNWSHFNEETCRLMIGMFDKDKNGTINFQEFAALWKYIQDWKQCFERFDRDRSGNIDANELHLALASFGYNVSPAFCSMIVQKFDRGSVRTIKLDDFIQCCVMIRSLTEAFRQKDTNASGVIKIHFEEFLEMVLENGVH; encoded by the exons ATGTGGGGAAATCAGCAGACGCCATACAACCCAAATCAA GGCTATGGAGCTCAGCAGCACCCACCACCCCAACAGGGATATGGACAACCTCAACAATACGCACCACCACCACAACAGCAATATGGAGCTCCTCAATACAGACCTCAACAGCAGCATCCACAACAAGCCTATAATCCACaccagcagcaacagcagcagcagcagcagcgtgGGTATCAACAGTACGGAGCCCCACCTGGGGGAGCAGTACCTCCTGGTGGAGACCCTACTCTCTGGCATTGGTTTCAG GCTGTAGATGCAGATAAGAGTGGATCTATTACTGCGGCTGAATTGAGACAGGCTCTAGTCAATGGCAACTGGTCACACTTTAATGAAGAGACATGCAGATTAATGATCGGAATGTTTGACAAAGACAA aaaTGGGACAATTAATTTCCAAGAGTTTGCCGCCTTGTGGAAGTACATCCAAGATTGGAAGCAGTGCTTTGAAAG aTTTGATCGAGATAGATCAGGAAACATTGATGCAAATGAGCTTCACCTTGCGCTTGCTTCATTTGGTTACAATGT TTCCCCTGCCTTTTGTTCAATGATAGTACAGAAGTTTGACCGGGGCTCTGTAAGAACAATCAAACTAGACGACTTCATTCAGTGTTGTGTGATGATTCGTTCGTTAACCGAGGCTTTCAGACAAAAAGACACAAATGCTTCAGGAGTGATTAAAATTCACTTTGAAGAG TTCCTGGAAATGGTTTTGGAAAATGGTGTTCACTAG
- the LOC117293042 gene encoding low affinity immunoglobulin epsilon Fc receptor-like gives MMFLQSINTIIFHLLILMTMQSIVIVLSSCPTGWVKWRQSCYILLSEKMNWMQAEAACKRLGSNLIVPDSKEENDFIFEWAVKGNEGMWIGCTDVAEEGVWLCGGQPARFTNWWYPHYPHHNDTGLNCARMTVSYGGLWSDILKCNSDGYKLAASEMPVPMMPIYHTLLGPDGRVSQYCPLNHVIDNLAVEGVIACGWACTSDPRCRSFNVWQSSKKDKKCQLNDVTRLEDDHTDLEVTQGCFYFEL, from the coding sequence ATGATGTTTCTTCAAAGCATAAATACCATTATATTTCATCTTTTGATATTGATGACAATGCAAAGCATTGTTATCGTCCTCTCCTCCTGTCCAACTGGCTGGGTGAAATGGCGTCAGTCTTGCTATATCTTACTGTCTGAGAAGATGAACTGGATGCAAGCCGAGGCGGCATGCAAGCGACTAGGGAGCAACCTCATAGTGCCTGATTCGAAAGAAGAAAACGACTTCATCTTCGAGTGGGCAGTGAAAGGGAATGAGGGTATGTGGATCGGCTGCACAGATGTTGCTGAAGAAGGAGTTTGGCTGTGTGGGGGTCAGCCTGCAAGATTCACCAACTGGTGGTATCCACACTATCCACATCACAACGACACGGGGTTGAACTGTGCCCGAATGACTGTATCCTATGGTGGGCTTTGGTCTGATATCTTAAAATGCAACAGTGACGGCTATAAACTTGCTGCAAGTGAGATGCCGGTCCCTATGATGCCAATCTACCACACCCTGCTAGGTCCCGATGGGCGTGTCTCTCAATACTGCCCACTCAATCACGTCATCGACAACCTGGCCGTTGAGGGTGTGATTGCTTGTGGCTGGGCGTGTACATCAGATCCTCGATGCCGCTCCTTTAATGTTTGGCAGAGCAGCAAGAAAGACAAGAAATGTCAACTCAATGACGTCACCCGTCTTGAAGACGATCACACCGACTTGGAGGTTACCCAAGGCTGCTTCTACTTTGAACTTTAG